From a single Apium graveolens cultivar Ventura chromosome 2, ASM990537v1, whole genome shotgun sequence genomic region:
- the LOC141707381 gene encoding uncharacterized protein LOC141707381, with protein MSSSAYAAAFNSLGLAYKTTKGAPGTGSGSADVEGGAESSAPRNVSDPGNAPLAKDPDVQEISDEGPPSKKRKSAPGKPPRGKTVVSERVLCDSEGKGPDGAPVRIGTKSLADLAGFMSSIPSEEDWEEVEGYNMAAALKRVTGQWGQIGSAISICSDVAFTELKEANNRTKAEKMLSDSLRGELEEAREGFRVVETGLNEKLKDSETRADGLAQEVERLKAELAAKENLNKDAIIAEFKASDIYDFEVAQAGVPEVRRSWVVAERHIKTDPFASWDSFIQEFLAAKAAVEQGQGEPEPYDGPSPSFL; from the exons ATGTCTTCTTCAGCTTATGCAGCGGCCTTCAACTCTTTGGGCTTGGCCTACAAGACAACAAAAGGGGCCCCAGGTACCGGATCCGGATCTGCGGATGTAGAGGGCGGTGCCGAATCTTCCGCTCCCCGGAACGTTTCTGATCCGGGTAACGCTCCTTTGGCCAAGGACCCGGACGTCCAGGAAATATCTGATGAGGGGCCTCCTTCGAAGAAGAGGAAATCCGCCCCGGGAAAGCCTCCCCGCGGAAAAACTGTTGTTTCCGAACGGGTCTTATGCGACTCGGAGGGTAAGGGCCCGGATGGGGCTCCTGTCCGGATAGGGACTAAGAGCCTTGCTGATTTGGCCGGATTCATGTCCAGTATCCCATCCGAAGAAGACTGGGAGGAAGTTGAGGGCTACAACATGGCTGCCGCCTTGAAACGGGTAACAGGCCAATGGGGGCAG ATTGGGAGTGCAATTTCCATTTGCTCCGATGTTGCCTTCACTGAGCTCAAGGAGGCTAATAACCGGACTAAGGCTGAGAAGATGCTCTCTGATTCCCTTAGGGGTGAGCTGGAGGAGGCCCGGGAGGGGTTCCGGGTGGTTGAGACCGGGCTGAACGAGAAGTTGAAAGACTCTGAGACCCGGGCTGACGGGCTGGCCCAAGAAGTTGAGAGGCTAAAGGCGGAGCTTGCTGCAAAGGAGAATTTGAACAAGGATGCCATAATTGCTGAGTTCAAGGCCAGCGATATCTATGACTTCGAGGTTGCTCAAGCCGGGGTTCCCGAGGTACGCAGATCCTGGGTTGTGGCAGAGCGCCATATCAAGACTGACCCTTTTGCTTCGTGGGATAGCTTCATTCAAGAGTTCCTTGCTGCGAAAGCTGCTGTCGAGCAGGGTCAAGGGGAACCGGAACCATATGATGGTCCGAGCCCCAGTTTCCTCTAG